Genomic DNA from Candidatus Komeilibacteria bacterium CG_4_10_14_0_2_um_filter_37_10:
AAAATCTAGTTTTTTTACTTTCAAATAATATGGTGTAACCATGATTCTTTTATGTTTAATTATTTTTTAATTATGCCAAAATTTCAAAGCCTCAGCTAAAAAGCTATGGGTTTTTGCCGCTGTTTTTAGATCAATACCACGACTGACTGCCATGATTGCAGCTTGGGCGGCTTGAGCGCCAGCTGCCACACCGGAAGGGTGACCGAAAATACCACCACCAAAATTGATAATAACATCATTACCTAAATATTTAATCAAGTCGGTGATTAAAGCTGGATGTAATCCGCCAGAGGCAATAGGCATTACTGGAAGTAGCTTACCAAACTTACTTTTTAAAAAAAGATCAATCTCTTGAATTTCCTTCTTGATACCATCCATCTTACCAACAATAGTACCGGTGTGTAGCTGATCGATTCCAGCTAATCGTAATAATTGAGCATAAGCATACATCGTCATGCCGTGATGCTCATTACGAGTAAATAGTGAGTGTCCAGCGCGATGACCATGCATTACTAGTTGTAAATTTTCCTGGCGTAAAGATTGGATCGCGGAAATGCCCATAGCTACCACATCTACCATCATACAAGTGCCACCTAATTTTTTGATTAATCGAGCTCGCCGTAAAGCTTCTTGGTAGGGAGCGGTGATATTAATGATGGCCATTTTTTTCTGACCAGTCTTCTTTTCCGCTTTTTTTAGATTGAGCAGTAAGTACTTAGCCCGATCATCAAACTTATTAAAGGCTAAACTGGTTAAATTTTCATCATCTTTAACAACGTCAACACCATTGGACCAGAGTGTATATGCAGCATCAGCTTGTTCTTGGGCATTAAAGCCCACCTTTGGTTTAACAATCGAACCGATAATTGGGCGCTTGTGAATCTTTAATAGTTTGCGGATTCCGGAAATGCCAAAAGCTGGACCAGCAAAAGAATTAAGATACTGATCAGGAAACTTAATGCTTAATAGACGTAATTGCTCAACAACCTTCATGGAAAAAATATTGCCCACAATACTAGATAAAAATTGCGGTAAATTATTGAACTCAAAAAGAGCTAAGGGATAAGCAATCCGTACTATCCCCTGCTTTTGCTTCTGCTGAATAATCTTGGGTGACAATTTTTGATATTGCGCTTTAGTCAAACCACCGATTTTGGTCCAAGTACCGATAGAACTTTCGCCAGCAATCGCGTGTGCTGCCTCATTAAAAGGCAATTTACTAGT
This window encodes:
- a CDS encoding ribulose-bisphosphate carboxylase large subunit, translated to MYNQYNFNWLNKKINSNNYLVVDFYFTSKLPFNEAAHAIAGESSIGTWTKIGGLTKAQYQKLSPKIIQQKQKQGIVRIAYPLALFEFNNLPQFLSSIVGNIFSMKVVEQLRLLSIKFPDQYLNSFAGPAFGISGIRKLLKIHKRPIIGSIVKPKVGFNAQEQADAAYTLWSNGVDVVKDDENLTSLAFNKFDDRAKYLLLNLKKAEKKTGQKKMAIINITAPYQEALRRARLIKKLGGTCMMVDVVAMGISAIQSLRQENLQLVMHGHRAGHSLFTRNEHHGMTMYAYAQLLRLAGIDQLHTGTIVGKMDGIKKEIQEIDLFLKSKFGKLLPVMPIASGGLHPALITDLIKYLGNDVIINFGGGIFGHPSGVAAGAQAAQAAIMAVSRGIDLKTAAKTHSFLAEALKFWHN